In a genomic window of Candidatus Methylomirabilis lanthanidiphila:
- a CDS encoding galactose-1-phosphate uridylyltransferase, whose product MGELRRDPVRNRWVVIDPERPDREAALKVEAQPPPPLSGPCPLCPGNEAMTPPEIIAFGESSRQRNQTDWSVRVTPDLQPLCRIEGDFDRRPEGPFDVMNALGAHEIVIESPQHLLTWAEFPEQQLERVLRTYRMRSLDLRLDGRFRSLIVVKNNADAAGILRHPHSHVLALPFIPYGIEEELRGCREFYARKERCAFCDIILHERVSRVRRVVETDFFVVLAPFASRFPFETWLLPLRHASDFGKIGEKELVDLASLVKRTMQMVGKVLGNPSCTIVLHSTPFDEPHTHDYHWHLEIIPKTAPVAAFGWGARLFVNPIPPEEAAALMAQQM is encoded by the coding sequence ATGGGTGAGTTGCGACGTGATCCGGTGAGAAATCGTTGGGTGGTGATCGATCCGGAGCGGCCGGATCGAGAGGCGGCCCTCAAGGTGGAGGCGCAGCCGCCGCCTCCGCTGTCCGGCCCATGCCCCCTTTGTCCAGGCAATGAGGCGATGACCCCGCCCGAGATCATTGCGTTCGGCGAGTCCTCGCGTCAGCGAAATCAGACCGACTGGTCGGTTCGAGTGACGCCTGACCTGCAGCCGCTATGTCGGATTGAGGGTGATTTCGATCGAAGACCTGAGGGACCCTTCGACGTAATGAACGCGTTGGGGGCTCATGAGATCGTCATAGAAAGTCCACAGCATCTTTTGACATGGGCGGAATTTCCGGAGCAGCAGTTAGAGCGGGTCCTGCGCACCTATAGGATGCGAAGTCTGGACCTGCGCCTGGATGGGCGGTTTCGATCGCTGATCGTCGTCAAGAATAATGCGGACGCGGCCGGTATCCTCAGACACCCTCATTCCCATGTGCTGGCGCTCCCGTTCATCCCCTACGGGATTGAAGAGGAACTCCGCGGCTGTCGGGAGTTCTACGCGAGAAAGGAGCGCTGCGCCTTCTGCGATATCATCCTCCACGAGCGGGTCTCCCGCGTCAGACGAGTGGTGGAGACCGATTTCTTTGTGGTGCTGGCGCCCTTTGCCTCTCGCTTTCCATTCGAGACGTGGCTACTGCCTCTCCGGCACGCTTCCGATTTCGGGAAGATCGGCGAAAAGGAGCTGGTCGATCTCGCGAGTCTCGTCAAGCGGACGATGCAGATGGTCGGAAAGGTCCTCGGCAATCCGTCCTGCACGATCGTCCTGCACAGCACCCCATTTGACGAACCGCACACGCATGACTATCACTGGCATCTTGAGATCATTCCGAAGACCGCGCCCGTGGCGGCATTCGGATGGGGCGCGCGGCTGTTTGTCAATCCGATTCCGCCTGAGGAGGCGGCTGCTCTGATGGCGCAGCAGATGTAG
- the rhdA gene encoding Thiosulfate sulfurtransferase, producing the protein MKRMMMIAAMGAVTLLAATQGSALAAGYANPQLLVDTQWLSQHLNDRDLRIIDMRNSAEEYAAGHIPGAIYLSVNQIRLVLRESGFAMPPDYEIEERLGQLGINKETMVVAYDDQGGLNASRLFFSLEYAGHQRAALLNGGIGKWRSEERPLSKIVPQVSRTIYRIDSETQRVASAGWIVANLGRSNVALVDARSPAEFRGEDLRAKRGGHIPGAVNIEWTHNLAGDKTFKSADELSALYERAGVTKDKTVVSYCQTMHRGAVTYFTLRLLGYTDVRGYDRSWSEWGNDPTLPIE; encoded by the coding sequence ATGAAACGGATGATGATGATAGCCGCAATGGGGGCAGTGACGCTACTCGCAGCGACTCAGGGGTCGGCCTTGGCCGCCGGCTACGCCAATCCGCAGTTGTTGGTCGACACCCAGTGGCTGAGCCAGCATCTGAACGACCGGGATCTGCGGATCATCGACATGCGCAACAGCGCCGAGGAGTATGCGGCCGGACATATTCCGGGTGCGATCTACCTTTCGGTCAATCAGATACGTCTGGTGCTGAGAGAGTCGGGTTTTGCTATGCCTCCCGATTATGAGATCGAGGAGCGGCTGGGACAGCTCGGGATCAACAAGGAGACGATGGTTGTTGCGTATGATGACCAGGGGGGCCTCAACGCATCACGCCTGTTCTTTAGCCTCGAATATGCCGGTCACCAAAGGGCAGCGCTGTTGAACGGAGGCATCGGGAAGTGGAGATCTGAAGAGCGGCCCCTCTCGAAAATCGTACCGCAGGTGAGCAGGACGATCTATCGCATCGATTCCGAGACGCAGCGTGTTGCGTCGGCAGGCTGGATTGTCGCGAACCTGGGACGGTCGAATGTCGCCCTGGTGGATGCCAGGTCGCCTGCCGAGTTTCGCGGCGAGGATCTGCGAGCCAAGCGGGGAGGCCACATCCCGGGCGCCGTCAATATCGAATGGACGCACAACCTGGCCGGCGACAAGACATTCAAATCGGCCGATGAACTGTCGGCTCTGTATGAGCGGGCAGGGGTGACAAAGGACAAGACCGTTGTCAGCTACTGCCAGACGATGCATCGCGGAGCCGTCACGTACTTTACGCTTCGGCTGCTGGGCTATACGGACGTTCGAGGGTACGATCGCTCCTGGAGCGAGTGGGGTAACGATCCTACGCTGCCGATCGAGTGA
- a CDS encoding Universal stress protein family protein, translated as MIPRYRKLLVTTDFSPLGNAAIPHAYAILSKHGGTVILCHVTEVHGPPNPLYAHYSPWSALSGPERIELRQTLLRSLEALVPEQARQEGIVTTEVRVVETPLLVHEAICQEAVELDVDLIVMASHGHSGVARLLMGSVAEHVLRVADRPVLIVRSRG; from the coding sequence ATGATACCGAGGTATCGGAAACTGCTGGTCACCACAGATTTTTCGCCGCTCGGAAACGCGGCGATCCCCCACGCGTATGCCATATTGTCGAAACATGGCGGTACTGTTATTCTGTGCCACGTGACAGAGGTACATGGGCCGCCGAACCCGCTCTACGCCCACTACTCTCCATGGAGTGCACTCTCCGGACCGGAGCGAATAGAGCTTCGGCAGACATTGCTCCGCTCGCTGGAAGCGCTTGTGCCTGAGCAGGCCCGTCAAGAGGGGATCGTGACGACGGAGGTGCGGGTCGTGGAGACTCCGTTGCTGGTCCACGAAGCGATCTGCCAGGAGGCCGTCGAACTGGACGTGGACCTGATCGTGATGGCGTCCCACGGCCATTCCGGGGTAGCTCGCTTACTTATGGGTTCGGTGGCCGAGCATGTGCTGCGGGTAGCCGATCGCCCGGTGCTCATTGTCCGTAGTCGGGGTTGA
- a CDS encoding Pyrazinamidase/nicotinamidase (PZAase) (Nicotine deamidase) (NAMase) translates to MLPQGAHTLTLGLGDALIVVDVQNDFLPGGSLAVPHGDEVIPALNRYLDAFARRGLPIFATRDWHPPNHCSFQAYGGPWPPHCVAGSEGAALAFGLELPASMTLITLKGTQPDKDAYSAFDGTDLDVRLRVQRVGRVFVGGLATDYCVLCTVEDGLKAGYAVILLQDAIRAVNVKPDDGARAEAEMIRRGAIPIRWEMLAE, encoded by the coding sequence ATGTTGCCGCAGGGAGCGCACACGCTCACGCTGGGCCTGGGGGACGCCCTGATCGTGGTGGACGTCCAGAACGATTTTCTGCCGGGGGGCAGCCTGGCGGTGCCGCATGGCGATGAAGTGATCCCGGCGCTGAATCGCTACCTGGACGCTTTTGCCCGCCGAGGGCTGCCGATTTTCGCCACCCGAGACTGGCACCCGCCCAATCACTGTTCCTTTCAAGCGTATGGCGGGCCCTGGCCTCCCCACTGTGTGGCGGGGTCAGAAGGCGCGGCGCTTGCCTTCGGCCTCGAACTTCCGGCTTCCATGACCCTTATCACGCTCAAGGGAACGCAGCCTGACAAGGACGCCTACTCTGCATTCGACGGAACGGATCTTGACGTGCGACTGCGGGTTCAGCGTGTGGGACGCGTGTTTGTCGGCGGCCTCGCTACCGACTACTGCGTTCTGTGTACGGTGGAGGATGGTCTGAAAGCCGGATATGCGGTGATCCTCTTGCAGGATGCCATTCGAGCCGTCAATGTGAAGCCGGATGACGGGGCGCGAGCGGAGGCGGAGATGATTCGACGGGGGGCCATACCGATCCGATGGGAGATGCTGGCCGAATGA
- a CDS encoding nicotinate phosphoribosyltransferase, whose amino-acid sequence MNPPSSLLLTDLYQLTMLQGYVEYEMEEQATFEFFVRKLPSTRNFLLAAGLEQALSVLEALRFTSEELEWLSGCGLFRRTLVDYLEKLHFTGDVYAMPEGTVFFSDEPIVRVTAPLPQAQLVETRLINLLHFETLIASKAARSVLVAPGKLLVDFGLRRAHGAEAGLLAARASYLAGFSGTSAVQAAPLFGIPIYGTMAHSFIQAHDDETAAFERFAYANPDNVVLLIDTYDTEAGAAKVVSLAPRLRQKGISINGVRLDSGDLADHAHKVRRILDEGGLADAVIFASGNLDESIVRQLVAAQAPIDGFGIGTRMDTSADAPSLDCAYKLEEYGGRPRRKRSEGKATWPGRKQVYRRYDADGRMRSDILTVEDDPQEGEPLIQPVMRAGKRLQASVPLAAIREHARNQLTRLPHALQALEKGPDYPVHVSTALRDLAKAVDEHRL is encoded by the coding sequence ATGAATCCGCCATCCAGCCTGCTGTTGACCGATCTGTACCAGCTCACCATGTTGCAGGGGTACGTCGAGTACGAGATGGAGGAGCAGGCGACCTTCGAGTTCTTTGTCCGCAAACTGCCGTCGACACGCAATTTCCTGCTGGCGGCCGGGCTGGAACAGGCGCTGAGCGTCCTCGAAGCGTTGCGTTTCACCTCCGAGGAGCTGGAGTGGCTGAGCGGCTGCGGGCTGTTCCGGCGGACCCTCGTTGACTATCTGGAGAAACTGCATTTCACCGGCGATGTGTATGCGATGCCTGAAGGTACGGTCTTTTTCTCTGACGAGCCGATCGTGCGGGTCACCGCCCCGCTGCCGCAGGCGCAACTCGTAGAGACACGTCTGATCAACCTGCTGCACTTCGAGACGCTGATCGCCTCAAAGGCGGCGCGTTCAGTGCTCGTTGCCCCAGGAAAACTCCTGGTTGATTTCGGTCTGCGGCGGGCCCACGGGGCAGAGGCCGGGTTGCTCGCGGCGCGCGCCAGTTACCTGGCGGGATTCTCGGGGACGTCTGCGGTGCAGGCGGCGCCGCTGTTCGGTATCCCGATCTATGGGACGATGGCGCACTCCTTTATTCAGGCCCATGACGATGAGACAGCCGCCTTCGAGCGCTTCGCGTATGCGAACCCGGATAATGTCGTCCTACTCATCGATACCTACGATACCGAGGCGGGTGCGGCCAAGGTCGTTTCGCTGGCGCCCAGGTTGCGACAGAAGGGAATCTCCATCAACGGCGTACGCCTGGACAGCGGCGACCTTGCGGATCACGCGCACAAAGTACGGCGGATTCTGGATGAGGGCGGGTTGGCCGACGCGGTCATCTTCGCGAGCGGAAATCTCGACGAGTCGATCGTGAGGCAATTAGTGGCGGCGCAGGCCCCGATTGATGGCTTTGGCATCGGGACGCGGATGGATACCTCTGCGGATGCCCCCTCTCTGGATTGCGCCTACAAGCTGGAGGAGTACGGTGGAAGGCCGCGCCGCAAACGCTCCGAGGGTAAGGCGACATGGCCAGGTCGCAAGCAGGTCTATCGCCGGTATGACGCCGACGGCCGTATGCGCTCCGATATCCTGACTGTGGAGGACGACCCGCAGGAAGGCGAGCCGTTGATTCAGCCGGTGATGCGCGCCGGTAAGCGCCTTCAGGCATCCGTCCCCCTTGCGGCGATTCGTGAGCATGCGCGCAACCAGCTCACGCGCTTGCCGCACGCGCTGCAAGCGTTGGAGAAAGGGCCGGACTACCCCGTCCACGTTTCAACCGCACTTCGCGACTTAGCCAAGGCCGTGGACGAACACCGACTCTGA